Proteins encoded within one genomic window of Triticum aestivum cultivar Chinese Spring chromosome 2D, IWGSC CS RefSeq v2.1, whole genome shotgun sequence:
- the LOC123049590 gene encoding trichome differentiation protein GL1 — protein sequence MAEAEGQLAACWGKQDDEWRKGPWTTQEDKLLLDHVAQHGEGRWNSVSKLTGLKRSGKSCRLRWVNYLRPDLKRGKMTPQEESTIVQLHSLWGNRWSTIARSLPGRTDNEIKNYWRTHYKKGKPSKNIERARARFLMQRREMQQHQQQKLLLGQGKDVELPGATVSDDVDEKMDGAVGPAATALADHGHEELIMQDVLDFLCPMSCALLHSAGQSGSCGASTSEEYGSTEDDGATWGSLWNLEDVAHDGDGGACALW from the exons ATGGCGGAGGCGGAAGGGCAGCTCGCGGCCTGCTGGGGGAAGCAGGACGACGAGTGGAGGAAAGGCCCGTGGACAACCCAGGAGGACAAGCTGCTCCTCGACCATGTCGCCCAGCACGGCGAAGGGAGGTGGAACTCCGTCTCCAAGCTCACAG GTCTGAAGAGAAGTGGCAAGAGTTGCAGGCTGCGGTGGGTTAACTACCTCAGACCTGATCTAAAGAGAGGCAAGATGACACCCCAAGAGGAGAGCACCATAGTCCAGCTCCACTCCTTGTGGGGGAACAG GTGGTCGACGATTGCGCGCAGCCTGCCGGGGAGGACGGACAACGAGATCAAGAACTACTGGAGGACGCACTACAAGAAGGGCAAGCCGTCCAAGAACATCGAGCGCGCCAGGGCGCGGTTCCTGATGCAGCGGCGGGAGATGCAGCAGCACCAGCAACAGAAGCTGCTTCTTGGGCAGGGCAAGGACGTCGAGCTCCCCGGCGCCACCGTCTCGGACGACGTCGACGAGAAAATGGACGGCGCCGTAGGCCCGGCGGCGACGGCGCTGGCTGACCACGGCCACGAGGAGCTGATCATGCAGGACGTGCTGGACTTCCTGTGCCCCATGTCCTGCGCCCTCCTCCACAGCGCCGGGCAGAGCGGCAGCTGCGGCGCCTCCACGAGCGAGGAGTACGGCTCGACCGAGGATGACGGCGCCACGTGGGGAAGCCTGTGGAACCTCGAAGATGTGGCCCATGACGGCGACGGTGGGGCATGCGCGCTGTGGTAG